A region of Lycium barbarum isolate Lr01 chromosome 3, ASM1917538v2, whole genome shotgun sequence DNA encodes the following proteins:
- the LOC132633110 gene encoding uncharacterized protein LOC132633110 has translation MDDWWHKMVFPVRRVWFAVSARVKARKNGGGLLKLHDDIQTCGYEDVQVMWEMLRKTESEVTSRHHERKRRPLWRIFVWSTHSSNSSFSSEHAHQ, from the exons ATGGATGATTGGTGGCATAAAATGGTGTTTCCTGTAAGGCGTGTTTGGTTTGCTGTTTCTGCTCGTGTTAAAGCTCGCAAAAATG GTGGTGGGCTTTTGAAGCTTCATGATGATATACAAACCTGTGGATACGAGGATGTTCAAGTTATGTGGGAAATGCTTAGGAAAACCGAGTCAGAAGTGACATCTCGGCACCATGAACGCAAGCGCAGACCATTGTGGAGGATATTTGTATGGTCCACTCATAGTTCAAACTCATCCTTCTCCTCAGAACATGCTCATCAATAG
- the LOC132633111 gene encoding ribulose bisphosphate carboxylase/oxygenase activase, chloroplastic: MALSFHSSALLFNSTPSIPLSHFKGQFPNYSSLCVRCCTPSSSNQQSESQDSNSNQDAPKKKKKKKRLSEQSSWEAKDAEGNDYLYRLGAEADNMNIAVGARAGVIDSLFAGNFLGKDSDIVFDYRQKVTRSFAYLQGDYYIAPAFLDKVVCHIVKNYISHLMNAKVPLILGIWGGKGQGKSFQTELIFQAMGIEPVIMSAGELESERAGEPGKLIRERYRTASQVVQNQGKMSCLMINDIDAGLGRFGDTQVTVNNQIVVGTLMNLCDNPTRVSVGQDWRQSDISHRIPIIVTGNDFSTLYAPLIRDGRMDKFYWQPTQEDIVNIVCRMYEKDGITSDEVATIVSTFPNQALDFYGAMRSRTYDQSILKWVEDSGGAEDIGRRFLRQRKKGELPVFVPPEQTIEALLESGYSLAKEQQLIMENKLSREYMKNMDE, encoded by the exons ATGGCTCTCAGTTTCCACTCATCTGCTCTGCTCTTCAACTCCACCCCTTCAATTCCACTTTCCCATTTTAAGGGGCAATTCCCCAATTACTCTTCACTCTGTGTTCGTTGTTGCACTCCAAGTTCTAGTAATCAACAAAGTGAAAGCCAAGACTCAAATTCCAATCAAGATGCaccgaaaaagaagaagaagaagaaaaggctATCTGAACAGTCTTCATGGGAAGCTAAAGATGCCGAAGGCAACGATTATCTTTACAGGCTTGGCGCCGAGGCTGATAATATGAATATCGCTGTTGGTGCTAGGGCTGGTGTCATTGATAGCCTCTTCGCTGGAAATTTCCTCGGGAAAGACT CGGATATTGTGTTTGATTATCGGCAGAAGGTGACTAGGTCGTTTGCTTACCTTCAAGGAGATTACTATATTGCTCCGGCGTTTCTG GATAAAGTCG TGTGTCACATTGTGAAGAACTACATTTCTCATCTTATGAACGCCAAAGTTCCCCTGATTCTAG GCATTTGGGGAGGAAAAGGTCAAGGCAAATCATTTCAGACCGAACTGATCTTTCAGGCAATGGGAATTGAACCTGTCATTATGTCTGCAGGAGAGCTTGAGTCAGAAAGAGCTG GAGAACCGGGAAAGTTAATACGTGAGCGTTACAGAACTGCTTCTCAAGTGGTTCAGAACCAA GGGAAAATGAGTTGTTTGATGATCAACGATATTGATGCTGGCCTTGGTAGATTTG GTGACACTCAAGTGACAGTCAACAACCAAATTGTTGTTGGAACTCTGATGAATTTGTGTGATAATCCTACAAGGGTTAGCGTAGGCCAGGACTGGAGACAATCAGATATATCACACAGGATTCCTATAATTGTGACAGGAAATGATTTTTCAACATTGTATGCTCCCCTAATTCGTGACGGGAGAATGGATAAGTTCTATTG GCAGCCCACCCAAGAAGACATCGTGAATATTGTTTGTAGAATGTACGAGAAAGATGGCATAACAAGTGATGAGGTTGCGACTATTGTTAGTACATTCCCAAATCAAG CATTGGATTTTTATGGAGCTATGAGATCTAGAACATACGACCAGTCCATCCTAAAG TGGGTTGAAGACTCTGGAGGTGCTGAAGATATTGGCAGAAGATTTCTTCGACAAAGAAAGAAGGGAGAACTCCCAGTTTTTGTTCCTCCAGAG CAAACGATCGAAGCCTTACTTGAATCGGGATACTCTCTTGCCAAAGAACAACAGCTGATTATGGAGAACAAACtttcaagagaatacatgaagaACATGGATGAATAG